From a single Oreochromis niloticus isolate F11D_XX linkage group LG3, O_niloticus_UMD_NMBU, whole genome shotgun sequence genomic region:
- the syt4 gene encoding synaptotagmin-4, producing the protein MAPMVDDGAQLVAVPVGVAVVSVFGLVFTVSAFAWICCQRKNTKSQKTPPYKFVHMLKGVDIYPESLSGKKKFAAPPTTSANDTSKTDVNGNCHTAPAVNAAGTDKLASSPNGSRPNLHLDLEKRDLNGNFTTKPFHHHQKLRSSPDLELPSPHAGFTQPGVMDRRDLPSPSSTLSSQAPTPAVDRPQGEDKEAGLGTLHFSLEYQPERKAFIVHIKEAHGLTPTDEQSLTSDPYIKLTLLPEKKHRVKTRVLRKTLDPTFDETFSFYGISLARVSELALHFMVLSFDRFSRDEVIGETLVPLSGIDLSEGRVLMSREIIKRNVKKSSGRGELLLSLCYQSTTNTLTVVVLKARHLPKTENNGPTDPYVKVNMYHGKKRVCKKKTHVKKSSPNPVFNELFVFDLPSEEGLRDTSVELLLMDSDMGNSRCPNTIIGRLVLGTSAAGTPGEHWREICDHPRRQIAKWHVMSED; encoded by the exons ATGGCTCCAATGGTGGACGATGGAGCTCAGCTCG TGGCAGTGCCAGTAGGTGTTGCTGTGGTGAGTGTCTTCGGCCTCGTATTCACTGTGTCAGCCTTTGCGTGGATCTGTTGCCAGCGTAAAAACACCAAGTCCCAGAAGACACCTCCGTACAAGTTTGTGCACATGCTCAAAGGAGTCGACATTTACCCAGAGAGCCTCAGTGGCAAGAAAAAGTTTGCTGCGCCTCCCACCACATCAGCTAACGACACCAGTAAAACAGATGTCAATGGAAACTGCCACACCGCCCCAGCAGTGAATGCAGCTGGCACAGACAAACTGGCATCAAGCCCAAATGGCTCAAGGCCAAATCTCCATCTGGACCTGGAGAAACGGGATCTGAATGGCAACTTTACCACCAAACCATTTCATCACCACCAGAAGCTGCGGAGCTCCCCAGATCTGGAGCTGCCTTCTCCCCATGCAGGGTTCACCCAGCCTGGTGTGATGGACCGCCGTGACCTGCCTTCACCATCCAGTACTCTCTCCAGCCAAGCACCCACCCCAGCTGTGGACAGGCCCCAGGGGGAAGACAAGGAGGCTGGACTAGGGACCCTCCACTTTTCCCTTGAATACCAGCCAGAGAGGAAGGCGTTCATTGTTCATATCAAG GAAGCCCATGGTCTGACTCCAACTGACGAGCAgtcgctgacctctgacccttacATCAAGCTGACCCTACTGCCGGAGAAAAAGCACAGGGTGAAGACCAGAGTCTTGCGAAAAACTCTAGACCCTACTTTTGATGAGACCTTCAGCTTCTACGGCATCTCACTTGCTCGTGTGTCAGAGTTGGCCCTTCACTTCATGGTGCTGAGCTTTGACCGGTTCTCTCGTGATGAAGTCATTGGCGAGACCCTTGTTCCCCTGTCTGGGATCGACTTGTCTGAGGGGCGTGTCCTCATGAGCCGAGAGATAATCAAGAGAAATGTCAAG AAATCTTCAGGTCGTGGTGAGTTATTGCTGTCCCTGTGTTACCAGTCCACCACCAACACTCTGACTGTAGTTGTTCTCAAAGCTCGCCACCTCCCCAAGACTGAAAACAATGGACCTACAG ATCCATATGTCAAGGTGAACATGTATCATGGAAAGAAGCGCGTATGCAAGAAGAAAACCCATGTGAAGAAAAGCTCGCCTAACCCGGTGTTTAATGAGCTCTTTGTCTTCGATCTACCCTCCGAAGAGGGCCTGAGGGACACCAGCGTGGAGCTACTGCTGATGGACTCAGACATGGGCAACTCACGCTGCCCCAACACCATCATTGGGCGCCTTGTGCTGGGCACATCGGCGGCAGGTACTCCTGGGGAGCACTGGAGGGAGATCTGCGACCACCCGCGTCGCCAGATCGCCAAGTGGCATGTCATGTCAGAGGATTAG